GGAATTTGAACTAGTTCAAATGGTGAATTTTTGACCAAACATGACATGCATATGAATCTAATGGTATAAGTTTTTAGATCTACTCCGATTTTGATAGCTATATTACACAATTTTAAGTCATCAAATTTTAAGGCTAAACGTATATATCAACCCTTTTCTCTTGCATATTGTTGCAACAAGTTTTCGGACTGATATCGGTCATTCACCAACATGGAGCTCAGGCCTGATTGGAAGGTGCTTTCTCGTTCATGAATTTGCAACAAAAGTTTGCACTCGCTGAAGGAGCTCCGATAGAAGGCCCTCCGATGATTGTTAGCTAGAGCTTGAGAACaaggaagaggaaagaagaaaaaagatgggAGAGTGAGGAAATATAAGCATTGTTCTTCATGTGTTTGCTCATTTACCTTAGGGTTCCCTCATTACCTCTTTTAGATGGAGATGGAGGCATAGGCCATTATGCCTAAATCCAATAGGCCGTTAAGCCGTAGCTTAGTAGGTTATTAGGCCTTGATCCAGTTAGTCGTTAGAATAGGGAATCCTCTCACTAATCTATAAATCATGATTGTTACTCGTGAGTGTTAGCGTGGATTCTATCCATGTTTTAGAAATTATAGAGAGATTTCAGCGAGTCGATCTTACCATTGAGTTGGCTGGTAGCTTGAGGTCAGCAGGGCACCAAGGTACCACCTCGATATGAATCTAGGGACGATCAAGTATGTACGAGGTCATCATTCTCAGGGCAGTATTACTTGATGTTCGGACTCCTGAAGAGCTAAGATTGGTTGTCACCAAATCGATTTTTATTTGATGAAAAGTTCAAATGTGGTTTCCACTATTTCTCCGTAGGCTTTCCACTATTTCTCTGGAGGCTCTCCAGGGCCGTAGGCTTTCCACTATTTCTCCGTAGGCTGGAACTCCAATGTGGTTTAGGTCACCTCAATCCCAGGCTAAAATACTCTGGTTGGTAGAAAATGGCTCATCCAAATGACCCACACTCAATATTTGCCTCCCACTTTCGAGTCCAAAGTAGTTTACTGACATCGGGTGATGGGAGTAGCTTATCAAGGGGGCCATTTTTGGTCATGGGATATATTCGAGGTTGACTTTGAACTGATGCTGGGACTTATGCTACCATTACTGTGTGGAATATTCTGGGCTCCAATTTTCATGGTGATGCTTCCTACGAGACGCCATAATTATGAAAGCATGGGAATTGAGATAGCATGTTGGGATCATTTAAAACATTCAATTCTAAGAATCCATCGATTACTAGCTCATCATACCTAAGGCTGACACGTGACAAAGTGCATTTTTTTCATAATCATTACGATTACTACGGCAATCAAAGGCTGATACATATCGACGTCTTAGGGGGTGCATCGAACCATCAGGTTGATCAGCCTCATCGGCATCGCTATAAATATTGGCTCTTCCCTTGTTTTTCACTTTCAACTAATCTTTTTTTGCCTAGCATTCTACCTTCACAACTATTGGAAGGGCTCTCCATCACTGTCCATCACTTCTAGAGCTTCCagcaaccttttttttttccacCTTCAACTTATTCGTTGGGCTTTCTTTTTCGACTATCCTTCTCTTGCACTTTCTTGGTCTCTTCTATGGCTGTTAGGACTTGTTTCTTTAAATCTTCTATTTAGTTTATCTTTCTACCATTGTTCGCATTTTTTCTTGTATTTTCTTGcatttttgttctttctttgatccaaatagcaTCTGACGGTATTAAGACCTAGGGCAAAAGTTGTCGGGCTGGTCGGGGCTCTTGATTGGTCCCTTTTTGGATTAGGATTGGGGTGGAACTCTACACCATGCTATCTCGGACCCTCCAGCTTAATCCGAACCTTTTGCTTCAGATGCTCCTAAGCATGGGCTAGGCATGGAGAGGTCCACTCTTACTAAGTCTGATATGGAAAGGATCTAGACTCGAAATCAGTTCTCTAATTGGTTCCGATTGGAGCTGCCTGGTCGGGATGGCCGAGTGACTGATGCTCCCAAGGAGCACCTCATGATTTACCAAAGATTCTTCTAAGCCAAActccaattttttcttcatcctttcaTTTCTAATCTTCTTGATTTTTACCGACACATTTCTGCTCAGACCAGTCCGGATGGTACTCTGATAATCATAGTCTTTATCTTTCTTTGTGTTCTTATCGAGATCGAGCAAGGTGCTTGCTGTTTCAAGTATTTTTCATCTTGAAGAGGCACCTTCAAAGTAAGCATTGATGGTACTTCACTCCTCATGGGGGCTACCAATTCGTCAAGAGGTTGCCTTCCTTCGTTCACGGAtggaaaaattatttctttttcatttcttttgatCTCCCGTGGGGCTTCAGTTAGATCTGGAAGCACCCAAAGACCTCCTAGAATAATCATATTAAGCTGCTCCCGGAGGACAAAGAGCATCTCCACAGACTGTGGTACATGGAGATTCCACTGCTATAGGAGCTCTTGAttgagcaagctctgtacgatgcTGACATCAGCTTGGTTAGTCCTCCAGGTAAAGTCGATCTCCTTGACTTTAAGCCTTTCATTTTGGTTTTGCTCTCATGTCCGATAGAATACTAACTATTTTGTTTGCTATTGCAGTGATGAGATCGATCTTGGAGTCATTGTGATCCACCCTAAAGAAGAGATCGGGCTCTTCCAATGGTGAGGCCTCATCATCCAAGAAGAAGTAGAGGGTGGCTACTCCACCTGAGTTGATGTCAATCCCAAGGACTTCCAACAATAAGCTATTAAAGATCGACGACAAGTTGAAAGTCATCATCACAACACCTCTGAGGTCCACTCCATCAGCCTCCCTGGAGATGGGCCGGCCCAGAGTTCAGCAACATGCCATAGCCATTATCCTCTCTCAATGCTAGATCCACACAAAGGGTCGCATTGTCTCCATTCACCCCGAGCTCCTTTACGGCAAGGGTCAGGGCTAGGCTCTCCTCATCCGGGATAGAGGAAGAGCTCCTAACTCTGATGAAGATGGTCTAGATATCTGATTCTAGATTTCTGGATGCTCGCTCACCTAGAAGCCGATGCAGATGATCTTCCTACCTGACAGATTAGTCAATGAGTAAGTCTCATCGTGTAAAGAAAATCGTGAGCTCGGATTTCTCTGAGCTCCTTGCaatgagtcttcttcttcttttttctttttttagtttgATCTTTTTCAACCTCCATAACTGGATGATTCTATCCTCCTTTTCTCCTTTATAGCTTCTCCATGACTTTACTGTGCTCAACGAAGGGATTTGAACTTTTCTGACTTGATGCAAGAGTTGGAGGGTGGAGCCCAAGCTCGGAGGGTTGAGCCTAGGCTACTGAGGAGAGGATTTCCTAGGCTTTTTGTCCAAGCTCCAAGCGGCCCATGACGAGATAAAAAAACCTAGAGGGGAAGGTCACGTATGAGAAGATAGTGCCCGACATCCAATGGGGGAAGGTCGTCAAACTAGAGGAGCTGGCAGCAGCTATTACAACTCGTAAGGCAACCGAAGCAGAGCTTGTGGCAAGCAAAGAGGGGATAGCTGAGGAAAAGTCATTAGCTGTTGCCAAAGCTAAGCTCCAGGCTATAGAGGAGTATAAGACCTTGGAGACATTCGAGGTGGAGATCTAAAGGGCTCCATGTCGGCCTTCACCATGGGCTTCGACCTTTGTAAGGTGTAAGTAGCCCGACTCTTCCACTGAGTCGATGTAGGTTACCTAAGCCCCTAGGAGAGCGAAGATGAGACTGACGAAGATGGAGCATATACTGGCACCACTTCTTCGACACCATCCAGGATGGACAAGGTAAAGGATGGAAGGGCAGATACTGCTTCAACCTCGGCAACACTATTGGAGATAAATCTAGAAGACGAGACCAAAAAGGGTGAAGCAAACATCAGTTTAGCTTCAATAGCCATGACAACTGCATAGCCCATCatcagaattaatatttttacagATCATCAACTGTGAGCCATAACATCGAGCCAACCCTAAGATATCAAACCGTACCAATCACCCATAGTCGTGTAGAATCATAATATCATGGGTGGAAAAACTTTGGATCAGGATAGTGCCCAACAATCGCAGGTGATCCTTGAGTCCAAGGTGGAGGTCAAAGCTccttaattttgtatttttttactttctttttatACTTCGAACCTGTAACTGAAGTGGCTATAACATGAGTTACCTTAATGAAAGGAATTCGATTTTCTGCATGTCATTATTACTTTGCTTCTTTGCTATTTGAAATGTTTCAAGTCTTTGAGATCATAGCTGAACTTTTGACATATAGCTAAAGTAAATTTTGGCCTAGAACAGTACCAAAGTCTGGTTTAGCCTTTTTAAGGCTGGTTGTCGAAGCAAACTTGGGTTCTAGATGGAGCCGAAGTCTAAATTATAGGGAGGTCATCGAAGCAGACATACGTTTGGTGCTAAACTGAAGTCTGAATTAGCCCTTTAGGATAGGTCGTCGAAGTGGCTAAGGTAGACTTAGCTCTTTGGAGCTTGTCACCGAAATAGTCTTGGTCGGCTCTTCTCTTGATCAGTCTTCTAGTCAGGGCTATGGCCTTCACATAATCATGGGTTGctttaaaaaattatctagaaCCAAGATCGGATCTAAGGCGATCCTCGATTCTTGATTTTGAGTTCGAAGGTCCCAACTTAGGTCGGGATGTCTCCTCATGTTGATATTTGTCGAACATGTGTTCGGAGGTCCTTGTTGGATCTGAGATATCTTCGAGAGATCAATCTGCCGAGCTAGTCAGGAGGTCTAAGCTGGAGTTCAAGTGTCTCTAGTGCCGATTGTTAGCCGAGCACATCTTTGGAGGTCCTAGCTCAAGTGGGGATATCTCTGAAAAATTAGTCCGCCAACCTAATCAAGGATGTAAGCCGGAGCCCAGATATCTCCTTATGGTAGTTGTGTTTTCAACCTTCTCTTTAGAGACCCCAACCAAGGCCGGGGTATCTCTAAATCGGTTTGATctaatttcaaatatttaaaaaaaattgaaaaagaattGAGAAAAACCATGcatattttattgatttttttaataatacaAGTTCGAAAGCTTACTGATGATACATCCTTAGGTTCTCGACATTCCAAGTTTGGAGAATGGCCTTACTATTGAGTTCTTCCAATTTGTAGGCTCCTGATTAGACGACTTCTGAAATTCAATATGAGCCTTCCTAGTTTGGAGACAGCTTACCTTATTTGATAGGTTTAGACACTTCGGTTCATCGGAACACAAGATCGCCAAGTCAGAAGACTTTAAGTTTGACTCTAGCATTATGATATCAGGCTATCCGTTGCTTATATGTAGCcattctgatttgagctaatttttttgtttcttctaacaagtcgaaaTTTGCTCATGGTTGATCGAAATTAGCTTACTCGTAATTTTTCACTTAGGTCGATGAAAGATTGATCTCGATCGGAATGACCACTTCAGTGTCGAAGACAAGACTGAAAGATATTTCTCTGATCGAGATCTAAGAAGTAATTCGATAGATCCAAAGAACATTGTAAAACTCCTCCATCCAGAGTCTTTTTACTTGGCTTAGCCTTGTTTTGAGACCCTATAAAATAGTTCGATTAGTTACCTCAACTTTCTCATTTTTCATTGAATTGTAGATGTCTGATCGAGATAAACCTTTGATCGATATAGACCTCCGAACAAAACTTCTTGAACTTTGGATTGTCAAATTATCACCTATTATTAGCTATAATGACTTGAAAAAATCCATACTAAAAAATGATTAACTTTCAAAACAAATCCTAgacttttttttcaataatttatGCCAAAAACTCGACTTCAACCCATTTTATAATAGCCACTAAATCTCATGCAATATTAATTTTTCTTTTGATTCTAGAATAGGGACTGAGAAAGCGTCTAAAGTGCTCCAACACTAATGAaattaaaagatgaaaaaattagcCTAAGATGTCTTACAAAATGTTAGTAATATAACATcatatttatttatcaaaaaaattataatgtcaATGTGTGCTATCatattatgtaatatatataatatagtaaTACAATTATAATATGTTGCTTACACTATtatcattatattattatattatgtgatattatattatcaaataataaaaattagaaggataactttaccTAATTTCATCGTATCTCACTTTTTTTTCTCATACAAAATCTAtcaacacaaacaaaaaaaaatataaatattataataaacttaGATTTTCGAACATTCAAATGAACctcttattttatatataagaaatattttattttttaattttacaaaATGTATTATAAAAATGAGCCACCCGATTTATCAAAAAACTAAAAAAACATCTATTGCAATAAAACTTAAGACCCATTTAGTTCACGAAAAACCTAACATccataattaaaattttacaaaataataataaataattaaaataaaatattaaataataatatatatcaaGATCTTCATTTAAATATTATGAAACATACTAATTcttaaaaatactatttaaatattatccttataaatattaatataatattatattaattaaatcctaatatttatatgaatataatataatatttataattatattaacattatcatatttattatattttaatatttatattaatattatattatatttatatctatattaaaatattaatattatattaattataatattaataatatattaatataataaattcatatgatccaatattatattacaattaacataaataaaatattattatttatataagatttaaaaataaaaagtataatcctatatttatttagaatataatagATATTCTACCAATCAAATACAAACCATCTTCCAATAGATTACTTCTGCTATGGATtatatttccaaaaaaaaaaaaaaaaattacttccaAACCAAACGAGTCCTGGGAGTTGGATCTAAGATGCTTTTATTTACATAAAGCATACTTATCTAAACAACGCAAAAAATGAGCACACCCGCTAGAATCAACGTCGAAGGGACATCGGCTCGGCCGGCTCAATCCTTCTTCACATAACCAACGTTATTAAGTCAAACCCCACCATTTGAGCATTCCATGTCAATCCAAACAATTCAAATCAGGACTCAAATCAAAGCATAAATGAAACCATATCCAAAACAAATTCTACCAGACCCTTCCAACAACGCCAGACTCGTCCAAGAACATGCTCAAGCCTTCCAACGCTGCAATATCAAATCCACACGGATTAAACGTCCACACTGTGTCCATTTGTTCTACAACCATATCCATCTTAAAAGACATAACGCATTGAGGAAATAGATCGAACAAAAAGAGGGGAAAAGTGAACACCCCGCCTCTGCCAAAACAACAGAGGGCGAGTGAGAAGCATAAGAACTCTTCTAGTCGATCTTGATTTGGAACACTTCTTTACGCTCCTCCTCCTTGACCTTGGGAACCACCACTTTAAGAACTCCGTTCTTCATCTCCGCCCGGATCTGGTCGATCTTGTACGCCTCCGGCGGCAGGTCGATGCGGCTGCTGTACCTCCGGctgctctcctcctcctccgcctccttctcctcttctcccCTTATGATCAAAGTGTTCTGCTCCGCCCACACCTTCACGTGCTCCTTCCCCAATCCCGGCATGTCGATTCTCAGGTGCAGCGCGTCCCCGTCCTCCTTCGCCTCCCATCCTCGGCGGAATCCCCCGGTCGCCCCCCGGCTCGCTGCCGTGAATGGGTTGTTCAGCATCTGGTCCATCATGTTCAACACCTGACTCAAACTCCTCGTCGGTGTGAACGGATCCCACACATCTGAAACCCCACAAATTCAGACCCGATTCAGAATCTAGAAACGATTGTCCGGAAAAGAGATCAAAGAATCTGTAAAGGAATCGACGAATTATGAAGGGGAATGAGATGACGACTACCTGAGAAGATGCTGGGGAAGGGAGAGGAGTCGCCACGCTGGCGGGGGGCATCGGAGAGGTCGTCGCGGCGGCGGTCGACGTCGAGGCTGTGGTCATCGTTGAGGTCGCGGAGCTTGGTGTTGGTGCTGAAAAGGCGGGAGCCGGCGGCAGAAGTGGCGAAGGGGCGGACAGGGGAGACGAGGAGCTTGGAGACGGGAGCCGTCCTTGCGGCGATCATGGCAGCCATGGAGACTTGGAGATCGCGATGAGACTTTGGAGTAACTTTTCAGGTTGACCAGCGTGATTCGAgcgggaagaaagagagaaacggGTTTGTATTTATAGAGGGAGAAAGGGGCGGAGTTGATGCGTTCCGTTTCTTGGGGAGGAAGCCGAGACGGATACAGAAAGTTCTGGATAGGCAAAAATGATGAAGACCGGAGAACGTTCGGAGGGGCTCTGGGAGGTTCCAGAAACAAAAGcgcacagatttttttttttttttttttttgaggttcaAGAGAGGCACATAGCCACCCAGCAAACAAAGCACACAGATAATAACAGGCGATATTACATTTATGCTTACTAATTTGTAAAACTTACATTAACATTCAGTTAAGTTAACCGTGTTAGTAGAATCATTTTTCttatgtaaaaaattaaaattatttttgggtGGAAAGAAGGATGCacgtatttttctatatttttaaataattattatatcatttaagattattttgattatttttaaatttttttatcgtgGCATTTGGATTCCATTCAAGATGAATGGTTTGACTAACATTTTGCTTAATTATGCATTCAAATGACGGATAAACATAAACATCAAGGAAATAGAAGTGGGTTGTTTAAATTATTGGatgtaatataatttatttttaatctcagaATAtgcttataatttattataattttttatatggcAGAAGGATAAATCTGATAGAGATATGATATATGCTTACTCATAAAAATGAATCATTTTAATCAAGTGTAAATTAACTTCTCATTCCATGGTGCGATGTAACCGAGCGAGGTGGGAGAATTGCTTCATTCCATGGGGTTCCATGATATTATTTGTTAGAACTTGACAGGATAATTGGATTATTCCATGGGCAAATGAACTATAAGCCTGTTTCATAGCTCATGAGCCAACGTTACAAGCTTGCGGTGCAAGTTCTTTGCTCTAATTAATCATATATTACAGCTGTTAGGCAATTTCCTTTCCATATATCTATTATGCGGCCCTACCCTGGTCTCCCATCCTCCTATAAAAAGTCTTACCCTGTTCAAATCGTGCGTGTGTATGAGTAGGCTAATCTTCCTAATATTTGACTCGAAGGAGAGTGTTCTTTACTGGAACTCTTGGAGGTGGCTTCAAAAGATACTACATATTGGGAAAATAACTTTCCTAACTCTCTAGTTGATCTTGTTAGACAAGTTGGAGCTCTATATACACTCGTATCTCGTATTTCTAATGATGCTACATGCACTCATATTGTTCCTCCATCCATTCGACCTTGGCTTTCCGTATCCAAGTCCAACCTGGATTCCACGTTTGGGCTAAGACTAATTGAGGGTTCTGGGTTCTGGATTCCATTTGTTAGTGGGCCAACGCAGAACTCTGAGGACTCCGAATGCAGCATTCAGCCTTATTTTTATTCATCATTCAAATATTTCTAGAGGTTCGACTTGTCCAATATCCTTCCTTATACCCCCATATTAATTTGTTTAGAAGCTGCATATAAGCCTTGACCTGTCAAACTCACAATTGAAGGGTAGATTGAGGGCTTTACGGTGGCTAATATTAATTTGCCAACACATTCACCAACTTCTCCACTTGTTTTGTGATGCCAGTAGAGGAAGTCTTCGATTAATCAATAAATGGCCTCAACACCATGGTTGCTTGGTTGATGATTGCTTCTAAGAATCTCACTTTctcatctagatggaatctaagtTATGTGATGACATCGTTTGAGTGTCTTATCATCCACTAAAAACATCCCACATGAGTATCTAGTTTCAGGACCATGATCTCTTGGTCGGGTAGAACTGGCCAACCTACTGGAACTAGTTTATTTGGCCTTGGGAAGCCCATTGGCCACGTCCTGATGGCTCATCTTGTGGTGCCTACCGTTCATTAGCAATACTATTTGTCGGAGTGCTAGCTCAAGTGACGGCAAATAGCAGCACATTGTTCCTCTTCCTTGGTGGCATCCGAGTAGTTATTCATGTCCCGTTGGACATGCCAATACTTGCTTTCCTCAGAAATAGGAGTGGAAAAAATATCTAGAAGGCTAGCTGGATGAATGCACCAGTATACCATCTATTAGTCATCAGAAAGGATTGAGGTTTTGTAAATGATTATCAAATAATGTAGGTTCTGCTGTCTTGAAACAATAAGGACTTCTATTACCAGGATGCTATTTATAAAAGATGAAATGGTGATAGAAATTATGTTGCAAAAAGTTAAAGAAAAAAAACCTGATGAGGGATAAATTGTtattaagattaaaaaaaaaaatacaagatctaGTTTTGTGGTACCAAACAAGAGTGTCCCCTTATTTCTGTTACTTTCTAATATTTAGTAGTGACCTTCCATGGCTGCTCGGACAACTATCTTTCTTCAAAACTCTTGTCCCCATTAATTTGTGCTACATTGTCCATTATGCGTGATAGTTACCATTTTCTCCTTCACTCCTATGTTCCATGTGGTGCTCCCACTCTTCTCATATTTTGAGTACTAATAACAGCCAATTAGCTATTGTACTTGAGTTTTATTCCATTAAATGTCTCATCTTAAGCTAAGGATTTCCACCATCCCAATTTGCATTTCATATGTTTTCTTGGGATTGTCCCACATATATTGTCTGTGCACTTATGATCCGTTTGCATCTGTAGTATTCTGTCTGTATTTTTATTCTTAATCCATAGTTTGAGACTTTGGTTTGTACTCTGAAACTTAGCTTGCACTTCGAAACTCGATTTGCATCTTTGGTCCTTTGACCCATATTTTGGTGGTTGATCTTTACCGTGACTGTTAATCTATATATAATTGATATAGCAGATATtttgtctgatcttgatgataaccAAAGTGGAGCCATTTCAATGAAGTCCAACCTCATCACCTCAAACATGAATGAACTTCAAACTAAAAACACAATCACGCCAGTCTGAGAATAGCAACATTAGTTACCCTTATTTAGCCATTATCACACACTTAAAGCGATTATAATTGTGAGATAATGTAAGGAGTCATTATAGTGTAGTTAAGCACTATTCTAATCATTGCTTTGTAGTTACCGTACATCCTATTCATCTCAGCAACAGCAACCAAATTCTCTTTATAAATAGGAAGAAGTAAGAAATTCCCAGATAAGTCATTTGACAGCTCTCTCATTCTCTTTCAACTCTTTATCTTTAACTGTTCTCTGACTCTCAATTgatttaaatattgaaaaatcttctatcgaaaaaaaaaatagataataaaatttTGCTTTAAGTCTAATTGCAACCAAAGACTAGTGACAATCACATCTTCGAGTCCATGTAATATATCAGAAGATTACCGACTTCACCATGGCCTCAGCATTATCGATCTTAATCCAATCTCAAAGTTCAATAGTAGTAGCAGCAGCAACAATCCTTGATCTAAGATTTTAAAACTTTGTTTACAAATAAGGTTTGTAAGATATTCTTCGTGAACATCCATCAACAACTTTCCAAAGCCCATCTTTGATCAGCCTGCTAGATGTGGTGTATGCAATTCTAACATTATCCAATGTTTTCGGATTGAAATTCTGATAATAATGGTGATTAATAACATGATTCCATAGCACTCGGTGGACAAAACATAAGCTTGCGATGAAATCCTTCGTAATTTTGAATTACGCAAATAGTTATGATGTGAAAAATGTAttaaccaaaaaaagaaaaacgcTTCAAACATACAAATGAAATAATTTCGTAACATTTTGTTTCTGCAAATTTAAATGCTGCCGTCCTGCattagaccaaaaaaaaaaaaaagtgaaaagaacCAGCTCCAAATCCAAAAACCGGGCCGGTCTAACCCGAATCACGTGACCTGATGCCGGCTCGGACTGACACGGGCCAAGCGTTACGACGGCTCCGGGAAATATGAACAGGGATCCCGTGGGCGCTTGGGCAGTGGAGTGATGGAGGAAGAAGAGCACGAGGTGTACGGCCAAGACATCCCCGACGAGGGGGAGATGGAGGGCGACATCGATCCCCACGGCGCCGACGTCGACATGACCCGAGCCGACGACGACGCCGTCAaagtctctctctcctttttcttcttccctcaaAATCCTAACCGTAACCTTAGGCTGACGCTGATCGCCGATACAGGAGCTCGATGAGATGAAGAAGCGGCTCAAGGAGATGGAGGAGGAAGCCGCTGCCCTGCGCGAGATGCAGGCAAAAGTCGAGAAGGAGATGGGCGCCGTTCAAGGTTCCTTCCTCTATTCTTTCCTCTAGGGTTTTGTGATTTCCTTCGATTTTATGCGGATCACAGATCAAATCGCCTTGTCTTTCGTCAACTGCCTATTTTTTAAACTGCTTTTGCCACATTATCGGTTTGTGGTGATGATATACTGATATACTCTGCAGCAGTTTTCGTGTTTTGCCGTCAAAAATGGAACTTTGAGCTGATCCGtttctaaattatatttttgttcctGTCTTAGTTTTATCACCTCAGAAGGCACAATTATGTTATGATCAGTCGGTGTAATCCATGAAAGTTCGTGTCTTTATTTATCTAGAAATGATAAAAGTTTGAGCCAGGGCCTCTAGTTTGTGCAGTAGGGAACTTATTGTCTTTGTTTTGTTCGAAACTAGATAAGAAGAAATCTTATCGGCGTCATTTTATTTGCAGTTTTGTCAGAATTCACCTCCTTTGgttgtccctttttttttttttttcttgcttgcATCCTCTATGTCCATTTTCTGATGCTGCGATCTGCCAGAATGAGTCGGAGTATCCATGCATCTCAGCATATCCATGTAAAACCAAAATGTGCTTCTTTACCCTCCGTTTCATCTTCATAGTTTATAACGTTTGCGCCTCTGCGCCCTTAGGGGTGGGGGATGGTTATTTGACTATTTCCATCTACCAGACTCCATATCCTAGCTGATATCTCCCTTTCGTCTCCCTACGGGGGACGTTGCAACAATATATTATGCAATCAAGTTCATGGAGACAAAATATCTGATGGCAAAAGTAACAACAAGGAAAGCATGATATGATCATCACAAATGCTCACATTGAATCATTTTAACAAAAATTGGTTTCCTGTGATATGATCAATGACAATCAACAACGATGCCAATGTTTGCAAATAGTGGACCTCCTCCAAGACTGTTGCTTAATGTTATAATGAATATAACAAGTAATGGCTGTAATTTCATAAGTCGACCCCTTGCTTGGTTTACCCCCAAATGAAACAGTGTATGTTATAATGGCTCTTATATTCCATTGCTTTggtaaataatggaaaaaaaaaataaccaaATGCATTATTTGCTTAAACCACTGTTGACCAAACCGGAAAAAGTTCTTCCTATCTGCCATAGGATTTTGAACTAAAAATATGATTGTATC
This genomic window from Elaeis guineensis isolate ETL-2024a chromosome 13, EG11, whole genome shotgun sequence contains:
- the LOC105056781 gene encoding small heat shock protein, chloroplastic isoform X1; amino-acid sequence: MAAMIAARTAPVSKLLVSPVRPFATSAAGSRLFSTNTKLRDLNDDHSLDVDRRRDDLSDAPRQRGDSSPFPSIFSGNVWDPFTPTRSLSQVLNMMDQMLNNPFTAASRGATGGFRRGWEAKEDGDALHLRIDMPGLGKEHVKVWAEQNTLIIRGEEEKEAEEEESSRRYSSRIDLPPEAYKIDQIRAEMKNGVLKVVVPKVKEEERKEVFQIKID
- the LOC105056781 gene encoding small heat shock protein, chloroplastic isoform X2, with protein sequence MAAMIAARTAPVSKLLVSPVRPFATSAAGSRLFSTNTKLRDLNDDHSLDVDRRRDDLSDAPRQRGDSSPFPSIFSDVWDPFTPTRSLSQVLNMMDQMLNNPFTAASRGATGGFRRGWEAKEDGDALHLRIDMPGLGKEHVKVWAEQNTLIIRGEEEKEAEEEESSRRYSSRIDLPPEAYKIDQIRAEMKNGVLKVVVPKVKEEERKEVFQIKID